From one Aquicella siphonis genomic stretch:
- the dsbD gene encoding protein-disulfide reductase DsbD: protein MKLRTFVLCVTLLFTATTFAATPAAISANHLAFTLLSFFGVGILLAFTPCVLPMVPILSAILIGEKQSGTARAFKLSLVFVISMALTYAAAGMLAGYLGTTLQTALQSPWIIISFSLVFVLMALSMFGLFNLGLPGFLQNRLHQLSSRQRQGSYAGVAIMGFLSTLIASPCVTAPLVSVLTYISQTGNAVRGGLILFFLALGMGLPLILFGIGQGALLPASGAWMNKIKSVFGIMMLGLAVWMLSRILPGSVTLFLWAALLIIGAVALGALDFHVEKRLPPFLHGLSILALLYGSILLMGAASGHDDVLNPLKPAAQINTTNAPAPVHSLFQTVANEEELREKLQTAKNLRKPVMIEFYASWCPACQALDKNVFADAAVQERMKAFEVLRVDITEKNDELMRLVDLYHVYGTPTVIFHDKDGREYKTNAMDEGITKAALMSLFDKLA, encoded by the coding sequence ATGAAATTGCGAACATTTGTACTGTGCGTAACCCTGTTATTCACGGCCACCACTTTTGCCGCCACTCCTGCGGCAATCAGTGCCAACCATCTTGCTTTTACACTGCTGAGTTTTTTTGGTGTAGGCATTTTACTGGCATTCACACCTTGCGTGCTGCCCATGGTACCGATTCTTTCCGCCATCCTGATCGGTGAAAAACAATCCGGTACCGCCCGCGCCTTCAAGCTGTCATTAGTATTTGTCATCAGCATGGCACTCACTTATGCGGCAGCGGGCATGCTGGCCGGATATCTAGGCACCACCCTGCAAACGGCGCTGCAATCGCCCTGGATCATTATCAGCTTTAGTCTGGTATTCGTCCTGATGGCCTTGTCCATGTTTGGCTTGTTTAATCTCGGATTGCCGGGATTTTTACAAAACCGTTTGCACCAGCTAAGCAGCCGGCAGCGACAAGGCAGTTACGCGGGCGTGGCAATAATGGGTTTTCTGTCAACACTCATTGCATCGCCTTGCGTCACGGCGCCTCTGGTTTCCGTGCTCACTTACATCAGCCAGACAGGAAATGCTGTGCGCGGCGGGCTGATCCTGTTTTTTCTGGCGTTAGGCATGGGGCTGCCGCTCATCCTGTTCGGCATTGGTCAGGGAGCACTCTTGCCCGCCAGCGGCGCATGGATGAATAAAATCAAGTCTGTGTTCGGCATCATGATGCTGGGCCTCGCCGTCTGGATGTTGTCGCGCATTCTCCCCGGCAGCGTCACCCTGTTTTTATGGGCGGCACTGCTGATCATAGGCGCTGTGGCTCTGGGTGCGCTGGACTTTCATGTGGAAAAACGCTTGCCGCCATTTCTGCACGGGCTAAGCATACTGGCGCTATTGTATGGATCGATTTTATTAATGGGTGCCGCGAGCGGCCACGATGATGTGTTAAACCCCTTAAAACCTGCCGCGCAAATCAATACCACGAATGCGCCGGCGCCGGTCCATTCATTATTCCAAACGGTAGCCAATGAAGAAGAACTGCGGGAAAAACTGCAGACGGCGAAAAATCTTCGCAAGCCGGTCATGATTGAGTTTTATGCTTCCTGGTGTCCCGCCTGTCAGGCGCTGGACAAGAATGTCTTTGCCGATGCCGCCGTGCAGGAACGCATGAAAGCATTCGAAGTCTTGCGTGTGGATATCACGGAAAAAAATGACGAGTTGATGCGGCTGGTAGACCTCTATCATGTCTATGGCACACCCACCGTTATTTTTCATGACAAGGACGGCCGGGAATACAAGACAAACGCCATGGATGAAGGCATCACCAAAGCCGCGCTCATGAGTCTGTTTGACAAACTGGCTTGA
- a CDS encoding UDP-glucose dehydrogenase family protein, whose translation MNITVIGAGYVGLVTGACFAELGNHVTCVDVNESKIANLKKGILPIYEPGLEPMVISNMNEGRLQFVSSMSEIAADSHVIFIAVGTPSDKDGAADIQYVLEAARNIGAHISQYCVVVDKSTVPVGMADQVDNVIREELQKRGLSLRFDVVSNPEFLREGAAIEDFMRPDRVIIGLESNNAKSIMLDLYLPILRSPERIYFMNVKDAEMTKYAANAMLATRISFMNEMSVLCERMGVDIENVRIGIGSDTRIGSAFLNPGCGYGGSCFPKDVRALVKMAERNGVAPYILHAVEKRNFEQKRVLPDKIVNVFGEDLTGVTLGVWGLSFKPGTDDMREASSLVLIEEAIRRGACVQAYDPAAVGVAGRILPSEWMDSGKLKLTGHQYDALKDADALVLVTEWKPFCYPDMTAMKNLMRQFIIFDGRNQYDPKHIRAAGFEYYGMGRGEVNYKRAALSLREAVGAE comes from the coding sequence TTGAATATCACGGTTATTGGCGCGGGATATGTCGGTCTGGTCACAGGGGCTTGTTTTGCCGAGCTGGGTAATCATGTCACTTGCGTGGATGTGAACGAGAGCAAGATCGCGAATCTGAAAAAAGGCATTCTTCCCATTTATGAACCCGGGCTTGAGCCCATGGTCATCAGCAACATGAATGAAGGACGGCTGCAATTTGTATCTTCCATGAGCGAGATCGCCGCGGACAGCCATGTCATTTTTATCGCCGTGGGCACGCCCAGTGACAAGGATGGCGCGGCTGATATCCAGTATGTTCTGGAAGCGGCGCGGAATATCGGCGCGCATATCAGCCAGTATTGTGTGGTGGTGGACAAGTCCACCGTGCCCGTGGGCATGGCTGACCAGGTGGATAATGTGATACGGGAAGAATTGCAAAAACGCGGGCTTTCACTGCGATTTGACGTGGTCAGCAATCCCGAGTTCTTGCGTGAAGGCGCCGCCATCGAAGATTTCATGCGCCCGGATCGCGTGATTATCGGACTGGAATCCAACAACGCCAAGAGCATCATGCTGGATTTGTATCTTCCGATTTTGCGCAGTCCCGAGAGAATTTATTTCATGAATGTGAAGGACGCGGAGATGACCAAATACGCGGCTAACGCCATGCTTGCGACGCGCATTTCATTCATGAATGAAATGTCTGTGCTATGCGAGCGCATGGGGGTGGACATTGAAAATGTGCGTATCGGCATCGGATCCGATACGCGCATTGGCAGCGCGTTTCTCAATCCCGGCTGCGGCTATGGCGGATCCTGTTTTCCCAAGGATGTGCGCGCCCTGGTCAAGATGGCCGAAAGAAACGGTGTGGCTCCTTATATTTTGCACGCAGTTGAAAAGCGCAACTTTGAACAGAAACGCGTACTGCCTGACAAAATCGTCAATGTGTTTGGCGAAGATCTCACGGGCGTCACTTTGGGGGTGTGGGGTTTGTCCTTCAAGCCGGGCACCGACGATATGCGCGAAGCGTCATCGCTGGTGCTGATAGAAGAAGCGATTCGCCGCGGCGCGTGCGTGCAGGCGTATGACCCCGCCGCGGTGGGTGTCGCCGGCCGTATCCTGCCGTCTGAATGGATGGATTCCGGCAAGCTCAAGCTGACAGGTCATCAGTACGACGCGCTGAAAGACGCGGATGCTCTGGTGCTGGTCACAGAGTGGAAGCCGTTTTGTTATCCCGATATGACTGCCATGAAAAATCTCATGCGCCAATTTATCATTTTTGACGGCCGTAACCAGTATGATCCCAAGCATATACGCGCAGCGGGTTTTGAATATTACGGCATGGGCAGGGGTGAAGTGAATTACAAGCGGGCAGCGTTATCCCTGAGAGAAGCGGTAGGCGCGGAATAA
- the galU gene encoding UTP--glucose-1-phosphate uridylyltransferase GalU → MMKITKAIFPVAGLGTRFLPATKANPKEMLPIVDKPLIQYAVEEAVHAGITELIFVTNSSKRAIEDHFDSNFELEATLQERGKKELLDIVKGILPEGVSCAYIRQKSPQGLGHAVLCAKQLVMNEPFAVLLADDLIDGGPQSCLAQMVACFKDLQTSIVAVEQIHPSETGKYGIVDTGASTDQMARLSGIIEKPHPEQAPSNLGVVGRYILTPRIFSQLENTKRGSNGEIQLTDAIAKLLQEEPVYAYRFQGKRYDCGSKLGYLEATVAYALKHPELAGDFKRSLESLVA, encoded by the coding sequence ATGATGAAGATCACGAAAGCCATCTTTCCCGTCGCAGGGCTGGGAACACGATTTTTACCCGCCACCAAGGCCAACCCCAAGGAAATGCTGCCTATTGTAGACAAGCCGCTTATCCAGTATGCCGTTGAAGAAGCCGTGCATGCCGGCATCACTGAACTGATCTTCGTGACGAACAGCAGCAAACGGGCAATAGAAGATCATTTTGACTCCAATTTTGAATTGGAAGCCACTTTGCAAGAGCGCGGGAAAAAAGAATTGCTGGATATCGTGAAAGGCATATTGCCGGAAGGAGTTTCCTGTGCCTATATTCGCCAGAAATCTCCCCAGGGACTGGGGCATGCGGTCTTGTGCGCCAAGCAGCTGGTGATGAATGAACCTTTTGCAGTCTTGCTCGCGGATGACTTGATTGATGGCGGCCCGCAATCCTGTCTCGCGCAAATGGTGGCATGCTTCAAGGACTTGCAGACCAGCATTGTTGCAGTTGAGCAAATCCATCCTTCGGAAACGGGAAAATACGGGATAGTGGACACAGGCGCATCGACGGATCAAATGGCGCGGCTGAGCGGCATCATTGAAAAACCCCATCCCGAACAGGCTCCTTCTAATCTGGGCGTGGTCGGGAGGTATATCCTGACTCCGCGCATTTTCTCTCAGCTGGAGAACACCAAAAGGGGTTCGAATGGTGAAATCCAGCTGACAGACGCTATCGCGAAGCTATTGCAGGAAGAACCTGTTTACGCTTACCGTTTTCAGGGCAAACGCTATGATTGCGGCAGCAAGCTGGGTTATCTGGAGGCAACAGTGGCTTATGCTTTGAAACATCCCGAACTCGCGGGAGATTTTAAACGTTCTCTGGAGAGTCTGGTGGCATGA
- a CDS encoding ankyrin repeat domain-containing protein, with amino-acid sequence MLTRTSSPPNIANLSQKHIRKQIHAYLTAQKRDPAVIAWFTKGKGFCHGLAILAAYAQYLESQTAEAASLPPRDDWAWFENTMTTLAGWDGNLASLSDEARFEIERLISLMEYFQHINRYSRYTQGRLHRFLEDTSMRKIQLEYTLGGLFTAEDFTKKINLHMRRHLIETTLMDTLTRHEQRLILISCGNHSLSLFRNGGHICLYNSNNPSGLVRYEITDKNNLVKGIFQAYKYDPSQPSPLGFRIFTFDKQVDAYPDQHNLLEQMRHPLVTASAKRKVDYSALHIAARIGSTSCVAYFLRQGAEVDGMHVKQRTALYIAAGRGYQRLTKLLLKNNADINKICINGKTPLIRAARSGHVRIVKTMLTHDKNATLDNLITALSHLGSRSRRRFLLKILNTGILKKMTAQKELAEAELNLYKLSSHYKESVHQMLSHLITSQPARAAETTVSDHLRFFRSIPPSPSPHAISRVNASCEPAGHHAVINSLSPGS; translated from the coding sequence ATGCTAACACGAACCTCAAGCCCTCCCAATATTGCCAATCTTTCCCAAAAGCATATCCGCAAGCAAATCCACGCCTATCTCACCGCGCAAAAACGTGATCCGGCCGTCATTGCCTGGTTCACAAAAGGCAAAGGATTTTGTCATGGTCTCGCCATATTGGCAGCGTATGCACAATACCTGGAAAGCCAGACGGCCGAGGCGGCATCTCTACCCCCCAGGGACGATTGGGCATGGTTTGAAAACACCATGACTACCCTCGCCGGCTGGGATGGAAACCTGGCTTCGTTATCGGATGAAGCCCGGTTTGAGATTGAACGGCTGATATCACTCATGGAGTATTTTCAACATATTAACCGCTACAGCCGTTACACCCAGGGGAGACTGCACCGATTCCTGGAAGACACCTCCATGCGCAAGATACAGCTGGAATATACCCTGGGAGGCTTGTTTACCGCGGAAGACTTCACCAAAAAAATCAACCTCCACATGCGCCGTCACCTCATTGAGACCACGCTTATGGATACGCTGACCCGCCATGAGCAACGCCTGATTTTGATTAGCTGCGGCAATCACTCACTGAGTCTGTTCCGAAACGGGGGACATATCTGCCTGTACAATTCGAATAATCCCTCAGGACTTGTCAGATATGAGATCACCGACAAAAACAATCTGGTAAAGGGGATTTTTCAGGCTTACAAATACGATCCCTCCCAACCCTCGCCTTTGGGGTTCCGCATTTTCACTTTTGACAAACAGGTGGACGCCTATCCTGACCAGCATAACCTGCTGGAACAGATGCGCCACCCCCTGGTCACAGCAAGCGCCAAAAGAAAGGTGGATTACTCTGCCCTGCACATCGCCGCGCGCATAGGAAGCACTTCCTGTGTTGCTTACTTTTTACGTCAGGGAGCGGAAGTGGACGGCATGCACGTCAAGCAGCGCACCGCGCTATATATTGCCGCCGGCCGCGGGTATCAGCGTCTCACCAAACTTCTGTTAAAAAACAATGCCGATATCAATAAAATCTGCATCAACGGCAAAACCCCGCTCATACGCGCGGCGCGTTCCGGGCATGTCCGCATCGTCAAAACCATGCTGACCCATGATAAAAACGCCACCCTCGATAATTTGATCACGGCGCTAAGCCATCTGGGCAGCCGGTCAAGGCGCAGATTTTTATTAAAAATCCTGAACACGGGAATACTCAAAAAAATGACTGCTCAGAAAGAACTGGCAGAAGCGGAATTGAACCTGTATAAACTATCCAGCCATTATAAAGAATCTGTTCATCAAATGCTGTCGCATCTCATCACATCCCAACCAGCGCGCGCCGCTGAAACCACGGTGAGCGACCACCTGCGTTTTTTCCGCAGTATCCCGCCCAGCCCATCCCCGCATGCCATTTCCCGGGTAAATGCATCATGCGAACCCGCCGGTCACCATGCGGTAATAAATAGCTTATCTCCCGGAAGCTAA
- a CDS encoding glycosyltransferase, with amino-acid sequence MRKQILILGHDYTTQFVDIFNQYTRLFDRNLYDVTVAYLTGEPDEEIKKRTLAENVIFLNIPKSGIRSLKIKAVQKLLSLTREKQFHIVVCHRYKPTYIMMWVSRFHKIPLLISVMHELDTLASVKRRLFIACAAPGNMLFAGVSNAVRDDLRKSLWFIPKERIITLYNMVDVDLTEPQLLSRDEARSKLLLPEDAVVFGTLGRLVKNKDQTTLIQAFSLIKPYCPKAKLVIMGSGELEASLKQQIRDNHLDNDILLTGYLSVGFRYMKAFDCFVLSSIQEAFGRVLLEAMIAKLPIIATRVHGIPEVVANAGILVEPKDPVNLATAMQRIYELSPQAREERGDAAYQHAVKHFSIPLFYKQFWQLPAISALFNPMS; translated from the coding sequence ATGCGTAAACAGATACTGATTTTAGGCCATGACTATACCACCCAGTTTGTGGATATATTCAATCAATACACCCGCTTATTCGACAGAAATCTGTATGATGTCACCGTCGCCTATTTGACAGGCGAACCTGACGAAGAAATCAAAAAACGCACGCTAGCGGAAAATGTTATTTTTTTGAATATTCCCAAATCCGGAATCCGCTCGCTCAAAATCAAGGCCGTGCAAAAACTGCTTTCTCTTACCCGGGAAAAGCAATTTCATATCGTGGTCTGCCACCGCTACAAGCCGACTTACATCATGATGTGGGTTTCACGATTCCATAAAATTCCGCTACTTATCTCTGTCATGCATGAACTGGATACGCTTGCTTCCGTGAAACGCCGGCTCTTCATTGCCTGCGCCGCGCCCGGGAACATGTTGTTCGCCGGCGTGTCAAACGCGGTACGCGACGATTTACGCAAAAGTCTCTGGTTCATCCCCAAAGAACGCATTATCACGCTTTACAACATGGTAGACGTGGATCTCACCGAACCACAATTATTGAGCCGTGACGAAGCCCGGAGCAAGCTCTTGCTCCCTGAAGACGCGGTTGTATTCGGCACGCTGGGCAGACTGGTAAAAAACAAAGACCAGACCACACTCATCCAGGCTTTTTCACTGATCAAGCCTTATTGCCCCAAAGCGAAACTGGTTATTATGGGCTCAGGGGAACTGGAAGCTTCTCTTAAACAGCAAATCCGTGATAATCACCTGGATAATGATATTTTACTAACAGGTTATCTTTCCGTCGGATTTCGCTACATGAAAGCGTTTGATTGTTTTGTCCTGTCTTCCATACAGGAAGCATTTGGGCGCGTGCTGCTGGAAGCCATGATCGCCAAACTCCCCATCATCGCCACGCGCGTACACGGCATCCCGGAAGTGGTCGCAAACGCAGGAATCCTGGTCGAACCCAAAGATCCTGTGAATCTTGCAACCGCCATGCAAAGAATTTACGAATTATCGCCGCAGGCACGCGAGGAACGCGGTGACGCCGCCTATCAACATGCCGTCAAACACTTTTCCATCCCGTTATTTTATAAACAATTCTGGCAGCTGCCAGCCATCAGCGCACTCTTCAACCCAATGTCTTGA
- the galE gene encoding UDP-glucose 4-epimerase GalE produces the protein MPTNAKAVLVVGGAGFIGSHMVLNLRRAGYQPVVLDNLSKGHRDAVLDAELIVGDMADTALLKELFARYSFAAVMHFASFIEVGESVKFPAKYYQNNVAATVNLIETMVKSGIKHFIFSSTAAVYGEPQYKTITEAHPLAPINPYGRSKRMAEEIIRDFAVSDGLNYAILRYFNAAGADPEGRLRERHEPESHLIPIVLQAAAGQRPNVTIYGDHYPTADGTCIRDYVHVVDLCSAHLLALNALLKGKKQLVCNLGTGHGYSVIQVVNAAKRVTGRPIETVVGQPRPGDPAILVADASLAKQELHWLPRYPDLDPMIEHAWKAMQKPA, from the coding sequence ATGCCTACTAATGCCAAAGCGGTTCTTGTCGTGGGCGGTGCCGGGTTCATCGGCTCTCACATGGTGTTGAATTTACGGCGAGCGGGTTATCAGCCGGTCGTGCTGGATAACCTGAGCAAAGGGCATCGCGATGCCGTGCTGGACGCGGAACTGATTGTTGGCGACATGGCCGATACTGCCTTGCTCAAGGAATTGTTTGCCCGCTATTCCTTTGCTGCCGTGATGCACTTCGCCTCCTTTATTGAAGTGGGGGAATCGGTAAAATTTCCGGCAAAATATTATCAGAACAATGTCGCCGCCACGGTCAATTTAATCGAAACCATGGTGAAAAGCGGGATCAAGCATTTTATCTTTTCTTCCACCGCGGCGGTGTATGGCGAGCCGCAGTACAAGACCATCACGGAAGCGCATCCGCTGGCGCCGATTAATCCCTATGGCCGCAGCAAGCGGATGGCGGAAGAAATCATCAGGGATTTTGCGGTCAGCGATGGATTGAATTACGCCATTCTGCGTTACTTCAACGCCGCGGGCGCGGATCCGGAAGGGCGGCTGCGCGAGCGTCATGAACCCGAATCCCATCTCATTCCCATTGTCTTGCAGGCGGCGGCGGGGCAGCGGCCGAATGTGACGATTTACGGCGATCACTATCCAACGGCGGACGGTACCTGCATACGCGATTATGTGCACGTCGTCGATTTATGCAGCGCGCATCTGCTGGCGCTGAACGCGCTGCTGAAAGGCAAGAAACAACTGGTTTGCAATCTGGGCACTGGACATGGCTATTCCGTGATTCAAGTCGTCAACGCAGCGAAGCGGGTCACAGGCCGCCCCATCGAAACGGTCGTGGGCCAGCCGCGTCCGGGCGACCCGGCCATACTGGTCGCGGATGCCTCGCTGGCGAAACAGGAATTGCACTGGCTGCCCAGGTATCCCGACCTAGACCCCATGATTGAACATGCGTGGAAAGCCATGCAAAAACCGGCCTGA
- a CDS encoding undecaprenyl-phosphate glucose phosphotransferase — protein sequence MLPKGLLKEYSRVISLLTRAMDIVTVFLAGWLAFILRFNQVQIPSSYLTAIAMGLLFTSIVFSFFNIYASVRGEGFFRHIMTLVQAVCVMGLMLAGLSFFTKSGEAFSRTWFICWMGLTVFLLILFRCSLLLGLRIMRARGLNERRVVIMGAGELGSKFANTVQQALWTGFRIVAFMDDNARDKPAMVHQVPVIQTPDNLSAYLFREGIDEIWLALPLRAEARVKEILFELRHHTITTRFVLDIFGLDLLNHSITDVAGFPVLNIRSSPMTGVNRLIKAIEDRLIAAAILLLISPLLLLIAAGVKWSSRGPVFFKQQRLGWDGRIIKVYKFRTMYEHVEENGHVTQATLDDVRVTPFGRFLRRTSLDELPQFLNVLQGRMSIVGPRPHALAHNEIYKDSIHTYMQRHHVKPGITGWAQVNGWRGETDTLAKMQKRVEYDLYYINNWSLGFDLKIIFLTFFRGFVSQNAY from the coding sequence ATGCTGCCTAAAGGTTTGTTAAAAGAGTACTCACGCGTTATTTCCCTGCTGACCCGGGCCATGGATATTGTCACTGTCTTTCTGGCCGGCTGGCTGGCGTTCATACTGCGGTTTAACCAGGTTCAGATACCTTCTTCTTATTTGACAGCAATCGCGATGGGGCTGCTTTTTACTTCCATCGTGTTTTCCTTTTTCAATATTTATGCCTCCGTGCGCGGTGAAGGATTTTTCAGGCATATCATGACGCTGGTCCAGGCGGTGTGCGTGATGGGACTGATGCTGGCAGGGCTGTCTTTTTTCACCAAATCAGGCGAGGCGTTTTCACGAACCTGGTTTATCTGCTGGATGGGGTTGACCGTTTTTCTGTTGATCCTGTTCCGCTGCAGCCTGCTTCTGGGGCTGCGTATCATGCGCGCCCGCGGTTTGAATGAACGCCGCGTCGTGATCATGGGCGCGGGGGAGCTGGGCAGCAAGTTCGCGAATACTGTGCAGCAGGCGCTCTGGACCGGTTTTCGCATTGTGGCATTCATGGATGATAATGCGCGGGACAAGCCGGCGATGGTGCATCAAGTGCCTGTTATCCAGACTCCCGATAACCTGAGTGCGTATCTGTTCCGTGAAGGTATTGATGAAATCTGGCTGGCCTTGCCTTTGCGCGCGGAAGCGCGAGTCAAGGAAATTCTGTTCGAGCTGCGGCATCATACGATTACCACGCGCTTCGTGCTGGATATTTTCGGATTGGATTTGCTTAATCATTCCATCACCGATGTGGCGGGTTTTCCGGTATTGAATATCCGCTCCTCACCCATGACGGGCGTCAACCGCTTGATCAAGGCTATTGAAGACAGGCTGATAGCCGCAGCCATTTTGCTATTGATCAGTCCATTATTATTGCTGATTGCCGCAGGCGTGAAATGGAGTTCAAGAGGCCCGGTGTTTTTCAAGCAGCAGCGTCTGGGATGGGACGGTCGCATCATCAAGGTATATAAATTCCGCACCATGTATGAACATGTTGAAGAAAACGGACATGTGACCCAGGCCACGCTGGATGACGTGCGCGTCACGCCGTTCGGCCGCTTTTTGCGCCGTACCAGTCTGGATGAGCTGCCGCAGTTCCTGAATGTATTGCAAGGGCGCATGTCTATCGTCGGCCCGCGCCCGCATGCGCTGGCCCACAATGAGATATACAAGGACTCCATACACACCTACATGCAGCGGCATCATGTCAAACCGGGCATCACCGGATGGGCGCAGGTCAACGGCTGGCGCGGAGAAACCGATACGCTGGCGAAAATGCAAAAACGCGTGGAGTATGACTTATACTACATCAACAACTGGTCGCTGGGATTTGACCTGAAAATCATTTTCCTGACTTTTTTCCGGGGATTCGTCAGTCAAAATGCCTACTAA
- a CDS encoding glycosyltransferase family 4 protein translates to MKTAIVCDWLVAVGGAEKFLGHLLQCYPQADVFAVIDFIDPDKRDFLQNKMVATTFIQKLPFAKTRYRGYLPLMPLAIEQLDLSAYDLIISSSHAVAKGVLTGPDQTHISYVHSPMRYAWDLQHQYLRETGLDKRFTGWFARYFLHKLRLWDLRSANGVDHFAANSKFIARRITKTYRRHAEVIYPPVEFTRFSPIEKKENFYLAASRLVPYKRIDLIVDSFRAMPDKKLIVIGDGPDLEKIRSKAGANVEVQGYQSDETLISHMQHAKALIFAAEEDFGLIPLEAQACGTPVIAYGKGGTLETVRGLTDAAPTGVFFPEQTTAAIQRAVQAFESNPELFTVDNCVHNAARFTPEIFRASFMRFVDEKMHKP, encoded by the coding sequence ATGAAAACAGCGATTGTTTGTGACTGGCTGGTGGCGGTAGGAGGCGCGGAAAAATTTCTGGGGCACCTGCTGCAATGCTACCCCCAGGCCGATGTCTTTGCCGTGATCGACTTTATCGACCCGGACAAGCGGGATTTTCTGCAAAACAAGATGGTGGCCACCACTTTTATCCAGAAGCTGCCTTTCGCCAAGACACGTTACCGCGGTTATCTGCCGCTCATGCCGCTGGCCATTGAACAACTGGACTTGTCAGCGTATGACTTGATCATTTCCAGTTCACACGCAGTCGCAAAAGGCGTGTTGACCGGGCCCGATCAGACTCATATCAGCTATGTGCATTCTCCCATGCGTTACGCCTGGGATTTGCAGCATCAATATTTGCGTGAAACCGGCCTGGATAAAAGGTTTACCGGCTGGTTCGCGCGTTACTTTTTACATAAATTGCGCTTATGGGATTTACGCAGCGCCAACGGAGTGGATCATTTCGCAGCGAATTCGAAATTTATCGCCCGCCGCATCACCAAAACCTACCGGCGGCATGCCGAAGTCATTTATCCTCCTGTTGAATTCACTCGCTTCAGTCCCATTGAAAAAAAAGAGAATTTTTATCTGGCCGCTTCCCGTCTCGTGCCTTACAAGCGCATCGATTTAATTGTAGACAGTTTCCGCGCCATGCCGGATAAAAAACTGATTGTCATCGGCGACGGGCCCGATCTGGAAAAAATTCGCAGCAAGGCGGGCGCGAATGTGGAAGTCCAGGGATATCAGTCTGATGAAACCCTGATTTCTCATATGCAGCACGCCAAAGCTCTCATCTTCGCTGCGGAAGAAGACTTTGGACTCATTCCCCTGGAAGCCCAGGCCTGCGGCACGCCCGTCATCGCTTATGGCAAAGGCGGCACGCTGGAAACCGTGCGCGGTCTCACGGATGCCGCGCCTACCGGCGTGTTCTTCCCGGAACAGACCACCGCAGCCATTCAGCGCGCCGTACAGGCGTTTGAATCCAATCCCGAGCTGTTTACTGTGGATAATTGTGTACACAACGCGGCTCGCTTTACGCCGGAAATTTTTCGCGCCAGTTTCATGC